The following DNA comes from Streptomyces sp. Ag109_O5-10.
CATGTCCCCGGGATCCACCGCCCACACCCGAAGCCCCGGTTCCTCCACGCCGAGCACGGCCGCCAGCTGGTCCAGAGCCGCCTTCGAGGCGCCGTAGCCGCCCCAGGTCTCGTACGCCTCGGCGCCCGCGTCCGAGCTGACCGTGACCACCGCGCCCGCCGCCGAGCCGCGCAACAGCGGCAGCGCCTCCTGGACCAGGCCCAGCGCGGCCACCACGTTCACCTCCAGCGCCCGGCGCAGCCCCGCCAGGGGCAGCTCGCCCAGGCGCACCAGCGGCTCGGCGCCCAGCGCGCTGGCGTTGCTCACCAGCAGGTCCACCCCGCCCAGCTCCCGTGCGGCGGCCACCAGGCCGGCCCGGTGCCCGGCGTCGGTGACATCGCCGGGCAGCGCCGTCACCCGTGTCCCGTGCCCCGCGACGGCCTCCGCCGTCTCCTTCAGCAGCCCGGCCCCCCTGGCGTCCAGCACCAGATCCCAGCCGCGCGCGGCCAGCGCCTCGGCCAGCGCCCGCCCCAGCCCCTTCGAGGCCCCCGTGATGATCGCTACCGGCATGACAACCGTCCCCTCGGCTCCGTCCGCCCGCGTCGGCGGTGATCCCAACGTAGGAACCGGACCGCCCCGGCCGCCTCGGACGCGGGGCGCAACCGGGCGGGGCCCTTCGGACTAAGCCGCCGGTCCGGGACCCGGGCCCTAGGTCCCCGGGCCTACGGCCACCGGCCCAGGCCCGGCCGCCGTCGGCCCGATCCGCGCTGCCGGACCCCGCCGGTACCGTGAGGACATGAGTCAAGGTCCCCGGTCCGGTCTGGCGGCGGTGAGTTCCGCGCTGCTGGCCATGAGCAGGCACCTGGAGGTGCGCGACGTCCTCAAGACGATCGTCGCCTCCGCCCGTGAGCTGCTCGACGCCCAGTACGCCGCGCTGGGGGTGCCGGACGACCACGGCGGCTTCGCCCAGTTCGTCGTCGACGGCGTCACCGACGCCCAGTGGAAGGCCATCGGCCCGCTCCCGCGCCAGCACGGCATCCTCGCCGCCATGCTGCGCGAGGCGAAGGTCGAGCGGCTGGCAGACGTCCGCACGGACCCCCGCTTCGAGGGCTGGCCCTCCGCCCACCCCGACATGTCCGACTTCCTGGGCCTGCCGATCCGGGACGGCGACGAGGTCATCGGCGCCCTCTTCCTCGCCAACAAGCTGAGGCCTGTGGAGGCACACCCCGCACAGGACGCGTGCCCCGAGCCCGAGGGCGGCTGCGGCTTCACGGCCGAGGACGAGGAACTGCTCTCCATCCTCGCCCAGCATGCGGCCATCGCCCTCACCAACGCCCGCCTCTACGAGCGCAGCCGCGAGCTGACCATCGCCGAGGAGCGCTCCCGGCTCGCCCACGAGCTGCACGACGCGGTGAGCCAGAAGCTCTTCTCGCTCCGCCTGACCGCCCAGGCCGCCGCCGCCCTGGTCGACCGCGACCCCTCCCGCGCCAAGGGCGAGCTGCAGCAGGTCGCCGTGCTCGCCGCCGAGGCCGTCGACGAGCTGCGGGCCGCCGTCGTCGAGCTGCGCCCCGCCGCCCTCGACGAGGACGGCCTGCTCGCCACCCTGCGCACCCAGGTCCAGGTCCTCGACCGCGCCCACACCGCGCGCGTGACCTTCGCCGCCGCCGGATTCCGCGCCCTGCCCGCCGCCCAGGAGGAGGCCCTGCTCCGGGTCGCGCAGGAAGCACTGCACAACGCCCTGCGGCACTCCGGGGCCGAGCACGTCGACGTGACGGTGAACCGGCGCGGCGGTGGCGCCGTCCTGCGGGTCACCGACGACGGCAGCGGCTTCGACCCGCACCTCACCCGGCGCGCTGGACGCCACCTCGGCCTGGTCTCCATGCGGGACCGGGCGAGCGGCGTCGGCGGCACGCTGACCGTGGAATCGGCGCCCGGCAAGGGCACCACGATCGAGATGGAGGTCCCCGGTGGCTGACGCAATCCGGGTGCTGCTGGTCGACGACCACCAGGTCGTCCGTCGGGGCCTGCGCACCTTCCTGGAGGTCCAGGACGACATCGAGGTCGTCGGCGAGGCCGCCGACGGCGCCGAAGGGGTCGAGCGCGCCCAGGAGCTGACCCCCGACGTCGTCCTCATGGACGTCAAGATGCCCGGCCTGGACGGCGTGGCGGCACTGCGCAGGCTCCGCGAACTCGACAACCCCGCGCGCGTGCTGATCGTCACCAGCTTCACCGAGCAGCGCACGGTGGTCCCGGCCCTGCGCGCGGGCGCCGCCGGATACGTCTACAAGGACGTCGATCCCGACGCGCTCGCCACCGCCATCCGCTCGGTGCACGCCGGGCACGTCCTGCTCCAGCCCGAGGTGGCAGGCGCCCTGCTCACCCAGGAGGAGGCCACCTCCGGCCAGGGCCGGGGCGGCTCGCTCACCGAGCGGGAGCGCGAGGTGCTGGGGCTGATCGCCGACGGCCGCTCCAACCGGGAGATAGCGCGTGCCCTGGTGCTGTCCGAGAAGACCGTCAAGACGCACGTCTCGAACATCCTGATGAAACTCGACCTCGCCGATCGCACGCAGGCCGCTCTGTGGGCCGTTCGCCATGGCGTGACCGGCTGAAACGCCCTCCGCAACGCTTCACCGACGGCAACCCGGAGGGTCGCCTTCCGGGCTGAGATTCATACCGTCGTGGGAATGTCACCCGGACGGCGCATCCTCTGCCCGGCCGCCGCCGTTCTTCAGTGCGTGCCGCGGCGACCGCCGTGGCGATCGCCAAGGAGGGCTCAAGAAGTGAAGAACCTGAAGAAGGCAGCGGCCGTGACGATGGTGGCCGGCGGGATCGTGGCCGCGGGCGCGGGGATGGCCTCCGCCCACACCGGCGGTTCCCACGCCGACGGCCGCGCCCAGGGCTCTCCCGGCGTCGTCTCCGGCAACGTCATCCAGGCCCCGGTGCACGTTCCCGTCAACGTCGTCGGCAACAGCGTCAACGTCATCGGCGTGCTGAACCCGGCCTTCGGCAACCTCGGCCTCAACCACTGAGACCGCGCCGCACAGCGGCACCGACCTCCGGCCTTCCGGGCGCCCCCGGAAGGCCGTCGGCTTGTCCGCGGTCGCGAAGCGCCCCCCGTAGGGCGCTGGGGGGGTACCCCCGGCCGAAGGCTGGGGGAGGAACTGCGCGACCGGCCACGACGGTGCCGCAGACGACCGACGGCATCGGCGGCACCGCCGGCGGAGCGCCCAGCGCTCAGCGCCCCCGCTCACGCTCCTCCACAACCGAGTTGTACGCCGCGACCTGCGCGCGCCGGGCCGTCCGCTCCACCGGCCGCAGTGCCAGCGACCGCGCAGCCATCTCCGACGCGCTCACCGCCCCGCCGTGCCCGTTGTCGTAGGCCAGCGAGACCAGCAGCCCCACCCGCTGCGCCAGCTCCAGCACCCGCACCGCCCGCGGCGGATACCCCGGGGCCAGCACCTCCCGGCCCCGCTCCGCCCGCGCCCGGTACGCGTCGATCGCCGCCTCCGCCACCGGCCCCGACCCCGCGACGTCCAGCTTCGACAGCACGTCGGTCGCGTCCCGCAGTGCCTCCGCCAGCTCGCGCTCCGCCTCACCGAGCGACGGCACGTCGGCCGGAGGTGCCTCCCGCACCGGCAGCACGTGCCAGACCACCTCGACATGCACATCACCGGCCGGCCCGGCCTCGTGGACCTCCGGCACCAGCCCGACCGCGGCGCCGAGACAGATCACCGCCTCCTCGGCCTCCAGCGCCCGCGCGTTGAACTCCGGCGGCCCGCTCAGCCCCAGCGGATGTCCCGACGCCGGCAGCGCGACCCGCAGCCCGGTCGCCCCCAGCGTCCGCAGCCGCCCCAACGCAAGGGTGAGCCCGACCGGAGCGCCCTCACCGGGCAGCCCCTCCACCCGGTGCACCGCGTCCTCGCCGACGATGGCGAGCACGGCGTCATCTGGAGAGACAAGTCCGGCCAAAAGGGCATTACCCCAAGCGGCGAGGCGTCCTGAACGCGGTTCCGAGAGCATGCCCCCACCCTAAGGACAGGACCGATGGAATGGAGCGGCGCGCTCGTGGCGTAGATTTCATGGGGGCCGCGCCCACCGGCGCCGCGGCCCGGGCCACAGGCGTACGCGACAGCCGAGAACGGCGACACTGCAAGGGGAGACAACGCGCTCATGAGCGATGTTCTGGAGCTTCAGGACGTATCCGTGGTCCGGGAGGGCCGGGCTCTGGTGGACCAGGTCTCCTGGTCGGTGAAGGAGGGCGAGCGCTGGGTCATCCTCGGCCCCAACGGCGCCGGCAAGACCACCCTCCTCAACGTCGCGTCCAGCTACCTCTTCCCCAGCAAGGGCACCGCCACCATCCTCGGCGACACCCTCGGCAAGGTCGACGTCTTCGACCTGCGCCCGCGCATCGGCATGGCCGGCGTCGCCATGGCCGAGAAGCTCCCCAAGCGCCAGACCGTCCTGGAGACCGTGCTCACCGCCGCCTACGGCATGACCGCCCACTGGCAGGAGGAGTACGACGAGGTCGACGAGCAGCGCGCCCGCGCCTTCCTGGACCGCCTCGGCATGACCGACTACGTGGACCGGAAGTTCGGCACCCTCTCCGAGGGCGAGCGCAAGCGCACCCTGATCGCCCGCGCCCTGATGACCGACCCCGAGCTCCTCCTCCTCGACGAACCCGCCGCCGGACTCGACCTCGGCGGCCGCGAGGACCTGGTCCGCCGCCTCGGCCGGCTCGCCCGCGACCCGATCGCCCCGTCCATGATCATGGTCACCCACCATGTCGAGGAGATCGCCCCCGGCTTCACCCACGTCCTGATGATCCGCCAGGGCAAGGTCCTCGCCGCCGGCCCGCTGGAACTCGAACTCACCTCCCGCAACCTCTCCCTCTGCTTCGGCCTCCCGCTCGTCGTCGAGCAGCTCGGCGACCGCTGGACCGCCCACGGACTG
Coding sequences within:
- a CDS encoding SDR family oxidoreductase, yielding MPVAIITGASKGLGRALAEALAARGWDLVLDARGAGLLKETAEAVAGHGTRVTALPGDVTDAGHRAGLVAAARELGGVDLLVSNASALGAEPLVRLGELPLAGLRRALEVNVVAALGLVQEALPLLRGSAAGAVVTVSSDAGAEAYETWGGYGASKAALDQLAAVLGVEEPGLRVWAVDPGDMATGLYAAAVPDDGDPRPAPESVVPAFLRLLEERPASGRYAAPALVEGR
- a CDS encoding GAF domain-containing sensor histidine kinase, producing the protein MSQGPRSGLAAVSSALLAMSRHLEVRDVLKTIVASARELLDAQYAALGVPDDHGGFAQFVVDGVTDAQWKAIGPLPRQHGILAAMLREAKVERLADVRTDPRFEGWPSAHPDMSDFLGLPIRDGDEVIGALFLANKLRPVEAHPAQDACPEPEGGCGFTAEDEELLSILAQHAAIALTNARLYERSRELTIAEERSRLAHELHDAVSQKLFSLRLTAQAAAALVDRDPSRAKGELQQVAVLAAEAVDELRAAVVELRPAALDEDGLLATLRTQVQVLDRAHTARVTFAAAGFRALPAAQEEALLRVAQEALHNALRHSGAEHVDVTVNRRGGGAVLRVTDDGSGFDPHLTRRAGRHLGLVSMRDRASGVGGTLTVESAPGKGTTIEMEVPGG
- a CDS encoding response regulator transcription factor, producing the protein MADAIRVLLVDDHQVVRRGLRTFLEVQDDIEVVGEAADGAEGVERAQELTPDVVLMDVKMPGLDGVAALRRLRELDNPARVLIVTSFTEQRTVVPALRAGAAGYVYKDVDPDALATAIRSVHAGHVLLQPEVAGALLTQEEATSGQGRGGSLTEREREVLGLIADGRSNREIARALVLSEKTVKTHVSNILMKLDLADRTQAALWAVRHGVTG
- a CDS encoding chaplin; the protein is MKNLKKAAAVTMVAGGIVAAGAGMASAHTGGSHADGRAQGSPGVVSGNVIQAPVHVPVNVVGNSVNVIGVLNPAFGNLGLNH
- a CDS encoding ABC transporter ATP-binding protein, whose product is MSDVLELQDVSVVREGRALVDQVSWSVKEGERWVILGPNGAGKTTLLNVASSYLFPSKGTATILGDTLGKVDVFDLRPRIGMAGVAMAEKLPKRQTVLETVLTAAYGMTAHWQEEYDEVDEQRARAFLDRLGMTDYVDRKFGTLSEGERKRTLIARALMTDPELLLLDEPAAGLDLGGREDLVRRLGRLARDPIAPSMIMVTHHVEEIAPGFTHVLMIRQGKVLAAGPLELELTSRNLSLCFGLPLVVEQLGDRWTAHGLPLS